GGGCAAGCGCGTGAACAGCTATCCGCACCAGTTGTCGGGCGGCCAGCGCCAACGCGCGATGATCGCGATGGCGCTCGCGTGCCGTCCGCGCCTGCTGCTCGCCGACGAGCCGACTACGGCACTCGACGTGACGATCCGTGCGCAGATCGTCGAACTGCTGCTCGAACTGCAGCGCGAGGAAGCCGAAAAGCGCGGCATGGCCGTGCTGCTGATCACGCACGATCTGAACCTCGTACGCCACTTCGCGCAACGCGTCGCGGTGATGGAGAAGGGCGTGCTCGTCGAGAGCGGGCCGGTCGACACCCTGTTCGCATCGCCGCAGCATCCGTACACCGAGCGGCTGTTGCGCAGCCGCCCGGAGCGCACCGTCGTGCCCGTGCTGCCGATCGCCCCCGTGCTGCTCGACGCGCGCGACGTGTGCGTCGATTTCAGGACGAAACTGCCGGGCATCGCCGGCTGGTTCCATTCGGGGCGCTTTCGTGCGGTAAACGACGCGACGGTGTCGGTGCGGCAGGGCGAAACCCTGGGTATCGTCGGCGAGTCGGGCTCGGGAAAATCGACGCTTGCGATGGCTCTGCTCGGCCTGCAAAGAACCTCACACGGCGCAATCGATTTTCAGGGCAGGGCGCTCGGCAGCTATCGGGGGCGCGAGCAGACGACGCTGCGCTCGAATATGCAGGTCGTCTTTCAGGACCCGTTTAGTTCACTTTCACCCCGGCAGACGATCGAACGGATCGTCGGCGAAGGGCTCGCGCTGCATCGCCCGCAGCTGAATGCCGAGGCGCGGCGCGACAAGGTGATCGGCGTGCTGCGCGAAGTGGGCATCGACCGGACGGCGCTGCAGCGGTATCCGCACGAATTCTCCGGCGGACAGCGGCAGCGCATTGCGATTGCGCGTGCGCTGGTGCTGGAGCCACGCATCCTGATTCTCGACGAGCCGACGAGCGCGCTGGACGTCTCGATCCAGCAACAGGTTTTGAAGCTGCTCGCGGGTTTGCAACGCAAATACAACCTGGGGTTCGTGTTCATCAGCCACGATCTGGCCGTGATCGGCGCCATGGCGCATCGCGTCGCGGTGATGCAGAACGGGGCGATCGTGGAGACGGGCGAGGTCGAGCGGATCT
This is a stretch of genomic DNA from Paraburkholderia caribensis. It encodes these proteins:
- a CDS encoding ABC transporter ATP-binding protein, whose amino-acid sequence is MRPGATKHDGPLLELEHLRVTFGDTVAVDDVSLTIGRGERVALVGESGSGKSVTALSILRLLNDAQTSGVVRFDGEDLLAKSEREMRGMRGSDIAMIFQEPMTALNPLYTVGDQIAETIVLHDGVSANEARKRAVALLDRTGITEPGKRVNSYPHQLSGGQRQRAMIAMALACRPRLLLADEPTTALDVTIRAQIVELLLELQREEAEKRGMAVLLITHDLNLVRHFAQRVAVMEKGVLVESGPVDTLFASPQHPYTERLLRSRPERTVVPVLPIAPVLLDARDVCVDFRTKLPGIAGWFHSGRFRAVNDATVSVRQGETLGIVGESGSGKSTLAMALLGLQRTSHGAIDFQGRALGSYRGREQTTLRSNMQVVFQDPFSSLSPRQTIERIVGEGLALHRPQLNAEARRDKVIGVLREVGIDRTALQRYPHEFSGGQRQRIAIARALVLEPRILILDEPTSALDVSIQQQVLKLLAGLQRKYNLGFVFISHDLAVIGAMAHRVAVMQNGAIVETGEVERIFAEPSHPYTRKLLKAALTT